One window from the genome of Bdellovibrio sp. NC01 encodes:
- a CDS encoding response regulator, producing MKIRFAVVDDAAFLRELIKNIVSSAGGICVGEAENGDDAIKLAQATLPDLVFLDMVMPLRNGIETAKALKELMPEVKIIGCSTIDNEALIEQAHQAGFDAYLTKPFTKDQILKTISKVLPQQGESTHGRT from the coding sequence ATGAAGATACGTTTCGCTGTTGTAGATGATGCCGCCTTTCTTAGAGAACTCATAAAAAATATCGTGAGTTCCGCTGGTGGCATTTGTGTTGGCGAAGCTGAAAATGGCGATGATGCCATTAAGCTTGCTCAAGCGACTCTGCCCGATCTTGTTTTCCTTGATATGGTGATGCCGTTGCGAAACGGAATTGAAACTGCGAAGGCATTGAAAGAGCTGATGCCTGAAGTGAAAATCATTGGCTGTTCGACAATCGACAATGAAGCATTGATTGAACAAGCACATCAAGCGGGATTCGATGCGTATCTGACGAAACCGTTTACTAAAGATCAAATTTTAAAAACAATTTCCAAAGTATTACCGCAACAAGGGGAATCGACCCATGGAAGAACTTAA